In one window of Zea mays cultivar B73 unplaced genomic scaffold, Zm-B73-REFERENCE-NAM-5.0 scaffold_178, whole genome shotgun sequence DNA:
- the LOC118473917 gene encoding photosystem II protein D1 — MTAILERRESTSLWGRFCNWITSTENRLYIGWFGVLMIPTLLTATSVFIIAFIAAPPVDIDGIREPVSGSLLYGNNIISGAIIPTSAAIGLHFYPIWEAASVDEWLYNGGPYELIVLHFLLGVACYMGREWELSFRLGMRPWIAVAYSAPVAAATAVFLIYPIGQGSFSDGMPLGISGTFNFMIVFQAEHNILMHPFHMLGVAGVFGGSLFSAMHGSLVTSSLIRETTENESANEGYKFGQEEETYNIVAAHGYFGRLIFQYASFNNSRSLHFFLAAWPVVGIWFTALGISTMAFNLNGFNFNQSVVDSQGRVINTWADIINRANLGMEVMHERNAHNFPLDLAALEVPYLNG; from the coding sequence ATGACTGCAATTTTAGAGAGACGCGAAAGTACAAGCCTGTGGGGTCGCTTCTGCAACTGGATAACTAGCACCGAAAACCGTCTTTACATTGGATGGTTCGGTGTTTTGATGATCCCTACCTTATTGACCGCAACTTCCGTATTTATTATCGCCTTCATCGCTGCTCCTCCAGTAGATATTGATGGTATTCGTGAGCCTGTTTCTGGTTCTTTACTTTATGGAAACAATATTATCTCTGGTGCTATTATTCCTACTTCTGCGGCGATCGGATTGCATTTTTACCCAATTTGGGAAGCTGCATCTGTTGATGAATGGTTATACAATGGCGGTCCTTATGAGCTAATTGTTCTACACTTCTTACTTGGTGTAGCTTGTTATATGGGTCGTGAGTGGGAACTTAGTTTCCGTCTGGGTATGCGCCCTTGGATTGCTGTTGCATATTCAGCTCCTGTTGCAGCTGCTACTGCTGTTTTCTTGATTTACCCTATTGGTCAAGGAAGTTTCTCTGATGGTATGCCTTTAGGAATATCTGGTACTTTCAACTTTATGATTGTATTCCAGGCAGAGCACAACATCCTTATGCATCCATTTCACATGTTAGGTGTAGCTGGTGTATTCGGCGGTTCCCTATTCAGTGCTATGCATGGTTCCTTGGTAACCTCTAGTTTGATCAGGGAAACCACTGAAAATGAGTCTGCTAATGAGGGTTACAAATTTGGTCAGGAAGAAGAGACTTATAATATTGTGGCTGCTCACGGTTATTTTGGTCGATTAATCTTCCAATATGCTAGTTTCAACAATTCTCGTTCTTTACACTTCTTCTTGGCTGCTTGGCCTGTAGTAGGGATCTGGTTCACTGCTTTAGGTATTAGTACTATGGCATTCAACCTAAATGGTTTCAATTTCAACCAATCTGTAGTTGATAGCCAAGGTCGCGTTATTAATACTTGGGCTGATATCATCAACCGTGCTAATCTTGGTATGGAGGTAATGCACGAACGTAATGCTCACAACTTCCCTCTAGACCTAGCTGCTCTTGAAGTTCCTTACCTTAATGGATAA
- the LOC118473916 gene encoding 50S ribosomal protein L2, chloroplastic-like → MAEWLKRPTHNWRILNNTAKHLYKTPIPSTRKGTVDRQVKSNPRNKLIHGRHRCGKGRNARGIITARHRGGGHKRLYRKIDFRRNQKDISGRIITIEYDPNRNAYICLIHYGDGEKRYILHPRGAIIGDTIVSGTKVPISMGNALPLKSTSTDMPLGTAIHNIEITRGRGGQLARAAGAVAKLIAKEGKLATLRLPSGEVRLVSQNCLATVGQVGNVGVNQKSLGRAGSKCWLGKRPVVRGVVMNPVDHPHGGGEGKAPIGRKKPTTPWGYPALGRRTRKRKKYSDSFILRRRK, encoded by the exons ATGGCTGAATGGTTAAAGCGCCCAACTCATAATTG GAGAATACTTAATAATACGGCGAAACATTTATACAAAACACCTATCCCGAGCACACGCAAGGGAACCGTAGACAGGCAAGTGAAATCCAATCCACGAAATAAATTGATCCATGGACGGCACCGTTGTGGTAAAGGTCGTAATGCCAGAGGAATCATTACCGCAAGGCATAGAGGGGGAGGTCATAAGCGCCTATACCGTAAAATCGATTTTCGACGGAATCAAAAAGACATATCTGGTAGAATCATAACCATAGAATACGACCCTAATCGAAATGCATACATTTGTCTCATACACTATGGGGATGGTGAGAAGAGATATATTTTACATCCCAGAGGGGCTATAATTGGAGATACTATTGTTTCTGGTACAAAAGTTCCTATATCAATGGGAAATGCCCTACCTTTGA AATCTACTTCAACCGATATGCCCTTAGGCACGGCCATACATAACATAGAAATCACACGTGGAAGGGGTGGGCAATTAGCTAGAGCAGCAGGTGCTGTAGCGAAACTGATTGCAAAAGAGGGTAAATTGGCCACTTTAAGATTACCATCTGGGGAGGTCCGTTTGGTATCCCAAAACTGCTTAGCAACAGTCGGACAAGTGGGTAATGTTGGGGTGAACCAAAAAAGTTTGGGTAGAGCCGGATCTAAGTGTTGGCTAGGTAAACGCCCCGTAGTAAGAGGGGTAGTTATGAACCCTGTGGACCACCCCCATGGGGGTGGTGAAGGGAAAGCCCCCATTGGTAGAAAAAAACCCACAACCCCTTGGGGTTATCCTGCGCTTGGAAGAAGAACTAGGAAAAGGAAAAAATATAGTGATAGTTTTATTCTTCGTCGCCGTAAGTAA